From a single Rosa rugosa chromosome 7, drRosRugo1.1, whole genome shotgun sequence genomic region:
- the LOC133719755 gene encoding calmodulin-7 yields the protein MADQLTDDQISEFKEAFSLFDKDGDGCITTKELGTVMRSLGQNPTEAELQDMINEVDADGNGTIDFPEFLNLMARKMKDTDSEEELKEAFRVFDKDQNGFISAAELRHVMTNLGEKLTDEEVDEMIREADVDGDGQINYEEFVKVMMAK from the exons ATGGCCGATCAGCTCACCGACGACCAGATCTCTGAGTTCAAGGAGGCGTTCAGCCTCTTCGACAAGGACGGCGATG GCTGCATCACTACCAAGGAGCTTGGCACTGTCATGCGGTCACTTGGGCAGAACCCAACCGAAGCAGAGCTTCAGGATATGATTAATGAGGTTGATGCTGATGGGAATGGTACCATTGATTTCCCAGAGTTCCTTAACCTGATGGCTCGAAAGATGAAGGACACTGATTCTGAGGAGGAGCTCAAGGAAGCGTTCCGGGTGTTCGATAAGGACCAGAATGGCTTCATTTCTGCTGCTGAGCTTCGTCATGTTATGACAAATCTGGGTGAGAAGCTTACAGATGAGGAAGTTGATGAGATGATTCGCGAGGCTGATGTGGATGGTGATGGACAGATCAACTATGAGGAGTTCGTCAAAGTCATGATGGCCAAGTGA